Proteins encoded within one genomic window of Trichoderma asperellum chromosome 2, complete sequence:
- a CDS encoding uncharacterized protein (EggNog:ENOG41~MEROPS:MER0033198~SECRETED:SignalP(1-21)) has translation MALIRYMLAMLGIMAYTGVSAMPPTATIPGVRVTYHGIHRNGVEVFLNIQYGEDTGGNWRFKPPRPHIPAPESTVQADSYGPACPQPLGSLNVPLSLTNITSISEDCLNLNIARPQGTKANALLPVMVYIHGGSFWAGSNSEITTSPDGLILESVKNKLPVIHVSMNYRLGIFGFAQTSALRAEGSENAGLRDQRLAMEWVRENIAYFGGNPDKVTIFGQSSGGLAVGAHILSYGGTKPVPFQRAICQSQAMEPGITANYTLDATRAVVDLVGCNKTDLHSAETVSCLRDHDMQAVLGATIATYRTDVNIGDIWLPAVDGDYIPDHPSTLIYHKKFAQNLAIMMGWCRDDLTLFTNTSISTADDTRHFITRYLPNLSTDHLHALLSLYPIKDFDANNNLSREFYRTARIFRDILMTCQPYSFAKYLTINKNSIYFYEWNQTILDPILEHLGHPAGMGTVHTSEFAYIFGNLSHYNVSGLPFSPSPSDYELQVRASRSWSTFASVGKPGLPGRNTFQGFAPAFERQGQVKVFIAGGPNEGISYIEGPQANPLFAMEKLRQRCEYWSDIDVVKELKL, from the exons ATGGCGTTGATACGTTATATGCTTGCCATGCTCGGCATCATGGCCTACACAGGCGTTTCCGCTATGCCTCCTACAGCAACCATCCCTGGAGTGCGTGTGACCTACCATGGCATCCACCGTAATGGTGTCGAGGTGTTCTTGAATATTCAATACGGGGAAGACACCGGTGGTAATTGGCGGTTCAAACCTCCTCGACCTCATATACCCGCCCCTGAAAGTACTGTTCAGGCAGATTCATATGGCCCGGCTTGTCCCCAGCCCCTGGGAAGCTTGAATGTGCCCTTATCCTTGACAAATATCACCAGTATTTCAGAAGACTGTTTAAACCTGAATATCGCCAGGCCGCAAGGAACAAAGGCCAATGCCCTTCTTCCTGTTATGGTATATATCCATGGCGGCAGCTTCTGGGCCGGCTCAAACAGCGAGATTACAACATCTCCAGACGGCCTGATCCTTGAATCGGTCAAGAACAAGCTTCCGGTCATACATGTCAGCATGAACTACCGCCTTGGGA TTTTCGGATTCGCGCAGACCTCGGCACTTAGGGCAGAAGGATCTGAAAATGCTGGTTTGAGAGATCAACGCCTGGCCATGGAATGGGTTCGAGAAAATATCGCGTACTTTGGTGGAAACCCTGACAAAGTCACCATCTTTGGGCAATCTTCTGGAG GTCTTGCTGTAGGCGCTCATATTTTGTCCTACGGCGGCACGAAACCTGTTCCCTTCCAGCGAGCCATTTGTCAGAGCCAGGCGATGGAGCCCGGAATCACAGCCAATTACACATTGGACGCCACGAGGGCCGTTGTCGACTTAGTTGGATGCAATAAAACCGATTTACACTCAGCTGAAACCGTTTCATGCCTTCGCGATCACGATATGCAAGCAGTGCTTGGCGCTACGATTGCGACTTATCGAACGGATGTGAATATTGGAGATATTTGGCTTCCTGCAGTGGACGGTGACTACATACCAGATCATCCCTCAACGCTTATTTATCACAAGAAATTCGCCCAGAATCTCGCCATTATGATGGGCTGGTGCCGCGACGATCTTACCCTCTTTACCAATACGAGCATCTCAACCGCCGATGATACTCGACATTTCATCACCAGATATTTACCAAATTTATCAACCGATCATCTCCATGCTCTTTTGTCGCTTTATCCTATAAAGGACTTTGACGCGAACAATAACCTTTCGAGAGAATTCTATCGCACCGCCAGGATATTTCGAGACATTCTCATGACGTGCCAGCCATACTCTTTTGCCAAATATCTCACCAtcaataaaaatagcatctATTTTTACGAATGGAACCAGACCATTTTGGATCCTATCCTGGAGCATCTTGGCCACCCGGCCGGCATGGGCACCGTTCACACGTCCGAATTCGCCTACATCTTTGGCAACCTCTCGCACTACAACGTCAGCGGGCTCCCATTCAGCCCTTCGCCTTCTGATTACGAGCTCCAAGTTAGAGCCTCAAGGTCCTGGTCGACTTTTGCCAGCGTTGGGAAGCCGGGTCTGCCGGGCCGCAATACGTTTCAGGGATTCGCTCCAGCCTTTGAGAGGCAAGGACAGGTGAAGGTATTCATTGCCGGAGGACCAAATGAGGGCATTTCATACATAGAAGGGCCGCAAGCCAACCCGCTGTTTGCAATGGAGAAGTTGAGACAGCGATGTGAGTATTGGAGCGACATCGACGTGGTCAAGGAGCTTAAATTGTag
- a CDS encoding uncharacterized protein (EggNog:ENOG41~SECRETED:SignalP(1-22)~TransMembrane:1 (n6-17c22/23o540-565i)) — protein sequence MSYKSLLFFTLFYTLFSHVASSALVVRNLPGRSSDETIYEVRRRLASVKRNGTDVLFDNSTSFALGLDGVTIFKYPFDDSSSDATISITCTKCYFTGQASAKVTTKGSVNVTSTIDQVEDSFKNILNNIEVYAKNATDTFVDDIKNGTSIMTALDDIEELPPPEIDFNLDLKLPEYHVDVNLTDVEIYMEIDTVIADGITYTFNIYQSKTLAGVALGNGLLLGAVFSVDLIFSVNAQIDIQSGFHIHFDNVRTQIELFGKEASGLDFDGGKFAFLPVTIQSGDVVLEAVLRLEARIGITLHDFSPVKQLDVGAGVEARIYANIAEFVTNITLGEVDSLKERDDGGGDDNCRLSIAQAYTFGIGAGAGASVVLLGNTWGPTPETEIPIFYTTLAQACAVTSKSGAGTISATTAAPSSTKALAKRSVTSTVTTETQIATVCASPGLINCPASLQSLTKNIVTKTLTSTIASGASAAWSTGPTSTFKKVDFPADAVTMTSSSGKPKSYTPPPPPPTTTTSSLSPSGSAASSEEKSGKHRVSNAVIIGVSVGLGVPVLLAVIAAIIYFVRRNRKLSPTLQPASTDAVMTKTQPVVTTYTAVHPEDDL from the exons ATGTCATACAAATCATTACTCTTCTTTACTCTCTTCTACACATTGTTTTCCCATGTTGCGTCTTCGGCTCTCGTTGTGAGGAACCTGCCTGGAAGGTCTTCTGATGAGACCATCTATGAGGTTCGGAGACGGCTTGCCAGCGTAAAGAGAAATGGCACAGACGTCTTGTTTGACAATTCGACTTCTTTTGCTCTCGGTCTCGATGGCGTGACAATTTTCAAATA CCCATTTGACGACTCTTCAAGCGATGCAACCATCTCCATCACATGCACAAAATGCTACTTCACCGGCCAAGCTAGCGCAAAGGTCACAACCAAAGGCTCAGTCAACGTCACCTCGACCATAGACCAGGTAGAGGACAGCTTCAAAAACATACTGAACAACATCGAAGTCTATGCTAAGAACGCCACGGACACCTTCGTGGATGATATAAAAAATGGCACCAGTATTATGACAGCACTTGATGATATTGAAGAGCTTCCTCCCCCAGAGATCGACTTCAATCTCGACTTGAAACTCCCAGAGTACCATGTGGACGTCAATCTCACAGACGTGGAAATATACATGGAGATTGACACCGTCATAGCAGACGGCATAACGTACACGTTCAACATCTACCAGTCTAAAACGCTGGCCGGTGTAGCGCTTGGCAACGGGCTGCTGCTAGGTGCCGTCTTCTCAGTCGATCTCATCTTCAGTGTAAACGCCCAGATCGATATCCAGAGCGGATTCCACATTCACTTTGACAATGTTCGAACTCAGATCGAGCTGTTTGGTAAAGAGGCCTCGGGGCTAGACTT CGATGGCGGCAAGTTTGCATTCCTCCCCGTCACAATCCAAAGCGGCGACGTCGTCCTCGAAGCAGTCCTTCGCCTCGAAGCCCGCATCGGCATCACCCTGCACGATTTCTCCCCGGTCAAGCAGCTCGACGTCGGCGCAGGCGTAGAAGCCCGCATCTACGCCAACATTGCCGAATTCGTCACGAACATCACGTTGGGCGAGGTTGACTCCCTCAAGGAGAGAgacgatggcggcggcgacgacaACTGCCGCTTGAGCATCGCTCAGGCCTATACCTTTGGCATCGGTGCCGGCGCAGGTGCCTCGGTCGTGCTCTTGGGCAACACATGGGGCCCTACTCCAGAAACCGAGATTCCCATCTTCTATACCACCTTGGCGCAGGCTTGTGCGGTGACCAGCAAATCCGGCGCAGGCACAATCTCTGCCACGACGGCTGCCCCATCTAGTACCAAGGCTCTTGCCAAGCGTTCGGTGACAAGCACAGTCACCACGGAGACTCAGATCGCAACCGTCTGCGCCTCTCCAGGTCTGATCAACTGCCCTGCCTCTTTGCAAAGCTTGACCAAGAACATTGTAACAAAGACGCTCACGTCGACCATTGCATCTGGCgcatctgctgcttggtCTACTGGTCCAACATCCACGTTCAAAAAGGTCGATTTCCCGGCCGATGCCGTGACAATGACGAGCTCATCTGGAAAGCCAAAGTCGTACACtccccctccaccaccaccaactacCACTACCTCATCATTATCACCAAGCGGTTCAGCCGCATCATCAGAGGAAAAATCCGGAAAGCACCGCGTAAGCAACGCCGTCATTATTGGCGTCAGCGTCGGTCTCGGCGTGCCTGTCCTACTTGCAGTCATTGCAGCAATCAT CTACTTCGTTCGTCGAAACCGCAAGTTGTCACCCACATTACAACCTGCATCTACCGATGCCGTAATGACCAAGACCCAACCAGTCGTAACCACTTACACAGCAGTCCACCCAGAGGACGATCTATAA
- a CDS encoding uncharacterized protein (EggNog:ENOG41~TransMembrane:2 (i104-123o135-158i)) codes for MASFARGFRLVHCPWATLTPRNALPHVSSSAQSRFFTTSLRLRASTAPKPQPQLRRDVTPKSTASQPSSSPLPSASLAPSRYAFVKSLASKPTPTLLYEAPSHFWFYFGCWSSGLTIITWTVLTGPTAVQQPEGVPVWVGYTLGASYALLGAMGFYLLSKTPNIVSSIRVLPPVQAAGQTTARPGIASAVPQLEVKVKRMLPILKPKVITTPLDNVALKTRFSLPSEYVPELRRIEKQLEEEARKRALWKFDTEHLLTMPFRRIGRAFKNMFNGVRAAWTDVGYGIIKVDGKQYKVDVTRGYAHDGFRTLERIVNVGWK; via the coding sequence ATGGCGAGCTTCGCGAGAGGCTTTCGCCTCGTCCACTGCCCATGGGCCACCTTGACTCCACGAAATGCTCTCCCACAcgtctcctcctccgctCAGTCCCGATTCTTTACAACTTCGCTTCGGCTGCGAGCATCTACAGCGCCGAAAccccagcctcagctccGTAGAGATGTCACCCCGAAATCGACAGCGAGCCAGCCGAGTTCTTCTCCACTCCCCTCAGCGTCACTGGCTCCCAGCCGATATGCCTTTGTCAAGAGCTTGGCTTCCAAGCCCACCCCAACTCTGCTGTACGAGGCGCCTTCACATTTTTGGTTCTACTTTGGATGCTGGTCGAGCGGTTTAACCATCATCACTTGGACGGTGCTGACGGGCCCGACTGCCGTCCAGCAGCCAGAAGGCGTCCCGGTGTGGGTTGGCTATACTCTTGGCGCCTCATATGCCCTGCTTGGAGCCATGGGCTTCTATCTTCTTTCCAAAACTCCCAACATTGTTAGCAGCATCCGCGTGCTGCCACCAGTTCAAGCGGCCGGCCAAACTACTGCTCGGCCAGGCATAGCCTCTGCTGTGCCCCAGCTGGAAGTCAAGGTCAAGCGCATGCTTCCCATTCTGAAGCCCAAGGTTATCACGACACCACTTGATAATGTCGCGCTGAAAACTCGATTCTCGCTTCCAAGCGAATATGTACCGGAGCTGAGACGAATCGAAaagcagcttgaagaagaggctcgCAAGAGAGCGCTGTGGAAGTTCGACACCGAGCATCTCCTCACCATGCCTTTCCGGAGGATCGGCCGTGCGTTTAAGAATATGTTTAATGGTGTTAGAGCGGCATGGACCGATGTGGGATACGGCATCATCAAGGTGGACGGAAAGCAGTACAAGGTGGATGTTACCAGAGGGTACGCCCACGATGGATTCCGAACACTGGAGCGAATTGTAAATGTAGGCTGGAAATGA
- a CDS encoding uncharacterized protein (EggNog:ENOG41~TransMembrane:12 (i135-160o172-191i203-224o236-253i260-279o291-316i366-393o399-425i446-467o473-494i506-528o540-561i)) — translation MAVIPSDNSSTSTLEGGAASDADKEQPNQFEPISRFSQPAPVRRASTAGRSQNNPDKEVFDPNLDVNLPYRTLSRDANFDEYRVTSHTGTIPGPIEPPSVAQASGEQGGERRYKLVTFTDNDPENPKNWSKAFKWYCTMVVAATCFVVAFCSSVITADLIGVSKTFDVSLEVSFLTITVFVIGFGVGPMAFAPLSEIYGRRIIYASTLLIAVVFIIPCAVSKNIGTLIVCRAIDGIAFSAPMTLVGGTLADLWRNEERGVPMAAFSAAPFIGPAIGPLVGGFLSDAAGWRWLYWIQLILSGCIYIIITFTVPETYAPTILARRAKKLRKETGDESYVTEQDIDERSMGERVKVFMIRPFQLLFRELIVLLISLYMSVLYGLLYMFFVAFPIVYQEGKGYSAGITGLMFIPMALGVLMSAVLSPLVNKHYLKMCAKYNGKPPAEVRLIPMMFSCWCIPIGMFIFAWTSYSDLDWVGPAFGGWPVGFGFIFLYNSANNYLVDSYQHQAASALAAKTCIRSFWGAGCVLFTEQMYHRLGDQWASSLLAFIGLACCGIPFFFWFFGARIRARSKYAYGGDDDEMVNPTQPNDLEKSRGHGNGAGAHGDDLDLARARSYVSNP, via the exons ATGGCAGTAATACCATCAGACAACTCCTCCACTTCGACTTTGGAGGGAGGAGCAGCCTCAGATGCCGACAAAGAACAACCAAATCAGTTTGAGCCCATTAGCCGATTTTCGCAGCCGGCCCCTGTAAGACGGGCGTCTACCGCTGGCAGATCGCAGAACAATCCTGACAAGGAAGTTTTCGACCCTAATCTGGACGTCAACCTCCCATATCGTACTCTCAGCCGCGATGCCAACTTTGACGAATACCGCGTAACGTCCCACACGGGCACCATCCCGGGGCCGATCGAGCCTCCTTCAGTTGCTCAGGCTTCCGGCGAACAAGGCGGCGAAAGGCGCTACAAGCTCGTCACGTTTACAGATAATGATCCTGAGAACCCCAAGAACTGGTCCAAGGCATTCAAGTGGTACTGCACCATGGTCGTCGCCGCCACGTGTTTCGTTGTGGCTTTCTGTTCTTCTGTCATCACTGCGGATCTTATTGGAGTGTCCAAGACCTTTGACGTCAGCTTGGAGGTTTCTTTCCTTACGATTACGGTATTCGTTATTGGCTTTGGCGTGGGGCCCATGGCTTTTGCTCCTCTGTCCGAAATCTATGGACGACGAATCATCTA TGCCTCGACACTCTTAATCGcagtcgtcttcatcattcCCTGCGCTGTTTCAAAGAATATTGGAACCTTGATTGTTTGCCGAGCCATCGACGGCATTGCTTTTTCTGCTCCCATGACCCTGGTTGGCGGTACACTTGCAGACTTGTGGAGGAATGAGGAACGTGGTGTTCCCATGGCCGCCTTTTCCGCCGCTCCTTTTATTGGACCTGCTA ttggCCCCCTTGTTGGTGGTTTCCTTTctgatgctgctggctggcgctggctgtACTGGATCCAGCTTATCCTTTCTGGCTGCATATATATTATCATAACCTTTACCGTCCCCGAAACATACGCACCCACCATTCTTGCTCGCCGCGCTAAGAAGCTTCGAAAGGAGACTGGCGATGAGAGCTACGTTACTGAACAAGACATTGACGAGAGAAGTATGGGCGAGCGAGTCAAGGTTTTCATGATCCGTCCCTTCCAGCTGCTTTTCAGGGAACTCATCGTCCTTCTTATTTCGCTGTACATGAGCGTTCTCTATGGTCTCCTTTACATGTTCTTCGTTGCCTTCCCCATTGTGTACCAAGAGGGCAAAGGCTATTCTGCTGGTATCACCGGCCTCATGTTCATCCCTATGGCTCTCGGCGTCCTCATGTCTGCAGTCCTGTCTCCGCTAGTCAATAAGCACTACCTCAAGATGTGTGCCAAGTACAACGGCAAACCTCCTGCGGAGGTTCGTCTGATCCCCATGATGTTCTCTTGCTGGTGCATCCCCATTGGAATGTTCATCTTTGCATGGACTTCGTACTCGGATCTCGACTGGGTTGGACCCGCTTTCGGTGGCTGGCCtgtcggcttcggcttcatcttcctttACAACTCTGCGAATAACTACCTGGTCGACTCCTACCAGCACCAAGCCGCCTCTGCTCTTGCCGCCAAGACGTGTATCCGAAGTTTCTGGGGTGCCGGCTGCGTTCTGTTCACTGAGCAGATGTACCACCGACTCGGCGACCAGTGGGCTTCCTCGCTTCTGGCATTCATCGGTCTGGCTTGCTGCGGgattcccttcttcttctggttctTTGGCGCCAGGATTCGTGCTCGCAGCAAGTATGCTtatggcggcgatgacgacgagatgGTGAACCCCACACAGCCTAATGATCTTGAAAAGTCCCGAGGCCATGGTAATGGCGCCGGTGCTCATGGAGACGATCTTGATTTGGCCAGGGCGAGGAGCTACGTCAGCAACCCTTAA
- a CDS encoding uncharacterized protein (EggNog:ENOG41), translating to MPAPTEWLKVHAAPIGATVQGEDYDRDDVDYLIAYLEGNITAEEAALSITEDLVNEIKPPTELYRFMGLLCEALVELKNDRERLLELLEAIKRIAPEEINWSALPGLLPMWSDLYRLHTRGPNGWEVIGEPLPDTKKVELRRRYAEIGTVEATLYVRGLGGVTENWGYELLNLACLRRPGLDVVIGEIHAWLTVAGARLLKDLDPDEVRNWPRPVVGGQPGQRLSVEATMAQHWEAWRRSLLQVSEEKDFLTDEAKRLARECHVMMQRPGQAR from the coding sequence ATGCCGGCTCCGACGGAATGGCTAAAGGTTCATGCTGCTCCGATTGGAGCAACTGTGCAGGGCGAAGACTATGACAGAGACGACGTGGATTATCTGATTGCCTATCTTGAAGGAAATATAACGGCTGAGGAGGCTGCGCTGTCCATAACCGAAGATTTGGTCAACGAGATTAAACCACCTACTGAACTATACCGCTTTATGGGATTGCTTTGCGAAGCCCTGGTAGAATTGAAAAACGACCGAGAAAGGCTGCTGGAGCTCCTTGAAGCCATCAAGAGAATTGCGCCTGAAGAGATCAACTGGTCTGCTCTACCGGGACTTCTTCCCATGTGGAGCGACCTATATCGGCTCCATACCCGTGGTCCCAATGGCTGGGAGGTAATAGGAGAGCCGCTACCCGACACCAAGAAAGTTGAGCTGCGCCGGCGTTATGCAGAAATCGGCACGGTCGAAGCCACGCTATACGTTCGAGGACTCGGCGGCGTAACGGAGAATTGGGGGTATGAGCTGTTGAATTTGGCCTGCTTGAGACGTCCAGGCCTTGACGTTGTCATCGGCGAGATACACGCATGGCTTACTGTTGCCGGGGCAAGGCTGCTAAAAGATTTGGATCCAGATGAAGTGAGGAACTGGCCTAGGCCGGTGGTGGGAGGGCAGCCCGGGCAGCGGCTTTCGGTTGAGGCGACAATGGCACAACATTGGGAGGCTTGGAGACGATCGCTGTTGCAAGTTagcgaagagaaagattTCCTGACTGATGAGGCAAAACGGCTTGCAAGAGAGTGCCATGTGATGATGCAAAGGCCAGGTCAGGCACGATAA
- a CDS encoding uncharacterized protein (CAZy:GH89~SECRETED:SignalP(1-19)), protein MRASKTCVWLLSTIGAVAASSTSSTAGVESLVKRRLPNHANSFEFALEPSSHASPLTNDSYTVSSTKHGKIRIEGTTTSALLSGLHKYLSSEVNVDIWWYIGSQLDQAPRNLPRLKSPLTGTSVVPYRYHWNTVTTSYTSAFWSWEDWETQLDWMALRGVNLALAWIGVEKIFIDVFTDIGLNEEEINSFISGPAFLAWNHFGNIQGSWNGNMPDNWVDDQFALQLQILDRMKELGITPILPAFPGFVPRNISRVFPGISLSTSPLWENFAEDFSADTYVNPFDPHFTQLQKLFIGKQQELYGNVTKFWTLDQFNENQPLSSDLGYLRNVSQNTWTALKSASPDAIWVMQAWLFSADSAFWTNDAIEAFLGGITEDSDMLLLDLFAESAPQWLRTNSFYGKPWIWCELHDYGGNMGLYGQIENVTINAMQAVRNSSSLVGFGLTMEGQEGNEIMYDLLLDQAWSSKPIDTETYFHDWVSARYGTENVKSLYTGWELLRPTVFNNTNLKVNAVPKSILELIPNINGLLGRVGRHGTTITYDPAVMVEAWAELFKAGLEDVKLFGNPAYQYDLVDWTRQVLVNNFDDLYKDLVTAYNSSASASEIRSRGSKLTALLKTLDAVLATNENFRLSTWINAARATNPSNTSFLEYNARNQVTLWGPTGQIEDYASKQWAGLVGDYYLGRWEQFIDYLATTKHSNYNQTAFYHKLQAWEIQWGNQISGKSSKATSTGGNGVQAVLQTTIKTWGNLFKL, encoded by the exons ATGCGTGCCTCCAAAACCTGTGTCTGGCTGCTCTCGACCATTGGCGCTGTTGcggccagcagcacctcGTCAACGGCCGGAGTCGAGTCTCTTGTCAAACGTCGTCTTCCGAACCACGCAAACTCCTTTGAATTTGCGCTTGAGCCGTCATCACATGCATCGCCTCTTACCAATGATAGCTATACGGTCTCCTCAACAAAGCATGGAAAGATTCGAATTGAGGGCACCACAACGAGTGCCTTGCTGTCAGG TCTTCACAAGTATCTGTCCAGCGAGGTAAATGTTGATATCTGGTGGTATATCGGAAGCCAGTTGGACCAAGCTCCGAGGAACTTGCCAAGGCTCAAATCTCCTCTCACAGGCACCAGCGTAGTTCCTTACCGCTATCACTGGAATACTG TCACGACTTCTTATACGAGTGCCTTCTGGTCATGGGAGGATTGGGAGACGCAGTTGGACTGGATGGCGCTTCGCGGAGTTAATCTGGCTCTTGCCTGGATCGGCGTCGAGAAGATTTTCATTGATGTCTTTACCGATATTGGCCTCAACGAGGAAGAGATCAATTCCTTCATCAGCGGACCTGCCTTCCTTGCATGGAATCACTTTGGAAATATTCAGGGTTCCTGGAACGGCAACATGCCTGACAATTGGGTAGACGATCAGTTCGCCTTGCAACTCCAGATCCTGGATCGCATGAAGGAACTCGGCATTACGCCCATTCTGCCGGCTTTCCCAGGATTCGTACCACGTAACATCTCTCGCGTGTTTCCGGGCATTTCTCTTTCCACGAGCCCTCTCTGGGAAAATTTTGCAGAAGATTTCAGTGCGGATACATATGTCAACCCCTTTGATCCGCACTTTACTCAACTCCAAAAACTCTTCATTGGCAAGCAGCAAGAACTATATGGCAATGTGACAAAGTTCTGGACCCTTGATCAGTTCAACGAAAACCAGCCACTCTCTAGCGATTTGGGCTACCTTCGAAATGTCAGTCAAAACACCTGGACTGCCCTCAAATCTGCCTCGCCGGACGCAATTTGGGTGATGCAAGCCTGGTTGTTTTCCGCAGACAGTGCATTCTGGACAAATGATGCCATTGAGGCTTTCTTGGGTGGTATCACGGAAGATTCAGACATGCTGCTTCTCGACTTATTCGCTGAATCAGCTCCTCAGTGGCTCCGTACCAACTCTTTCTACGGCAAGCCTTGGATCTGGTGCGAGCTTCATGACTATGGTGGCAACATGGGCTTATACGGCCAAATCGAGAACGTGACCATCAACGCTATGCAAGCTGTGCGAAACTCGAGCTCTCTTGTCGGATTTGGTCTGACCATGGAAGGCCAAGAGGGTAATGAGATCATGTATGACCTGCTGTTGGATCAAGCTTGGAGCTCTAAGCCCATCGACACCGAGACTTACTTCCATGACTGGGTCTCGGCCAGATATGGAACGGAAAATGTGAAGAGCTTGTATACCGGATGGGAGCTCCTCCGTCCTACCGTGTTTAATAACACAAACTTAAAGGTCAATGCTGTTCCCAAGTCAATCTTGGAGCTGATCCCCAACATCAACGGTCTCCTAGGCCGTGTCGGTCGCCATGGCACCACAATCACATACGATCCTGCTGTCATGGTTGAGGCCTGGGCAGAGCTCTTCAAAGCCGGCCTGGAAGATGTGAAGCTGTTTGGCAATCCCGCGTACCAGTACGATCTTGTCGACTGGACCCGTCAAGTTCTCGTCAACAATTTCGACGACCTCTACAAGGACCTTGTTACGGCATACAATAGCTCCGCAAGCGCCAGTGAGATTAGATCTCGCGGATCTAAGCTCACTGCTCTACTGAAGACTCTTGATGCAGTTCTTGCTACCAATGAGAATTTCCGACTCTCAACCTGGATTAACGCCGCTCGCGCAACCAACCCGTCAAACACGAGCTTCCTCGAGTACAACGCCCGCAACCAGGTCACTCTGTGGGGGCCTACTGGGCAAATTGAAGATTATGCATCAAAGCAGTGGGCTGGATTAGTTGGAGATTATTACCTCGGACGATGGGAACAATTTATCGACTACCTTGCGACAACCAAGCATTCAAACTACAACCAGACTGCCTTTTATCATAAATTGCAGGCTTGGGAGATACAATGGGGTAATCAGATCTCTGGCAAAAGCTCCAAGGCTACGAGCACAGGGGGCAACGGAGTCCAGGCCGTGCTGCAGACAACTATCAAAACCTGGGGCAACCTTTTTAAGCTTTAG